From the genome of Candidatus Poribacteria bacterium, one region includes:
- a CDS encoding NAD-dependent epimerase/dehydratase family protein, whose translation MTGSQSLPNLCNTLIQTEVQLESHLSEPTDEVIGAVAALEGDILILGVGGKMGPTLAKQAKRAIDHAGIAKKVIGVSRFSIPGVQEDLQGAGIETITADLLSEDCLQNLPDIPNVILMAGRKFGSVGNEGLTWAMNGYMPGRVAEKFRSARLVVFSTGNVYPLTPVSHGGATESSPVDPMGEYAQSCLSRERICTYFSLQFGTPIVILRLNYAIDLRYGILLDIAEKVYAEEPISLQMGNVNVIWQGDANAIALRAFSHCQSPPLVLNVTGPETVSIRYLASCFGTIFNKSPHFDGEEASTALLSNASRCHQLFGYPHVSLGQMIEWVAEWVRVGGTTLGKPTHFEVRDGKF comes from the coding sequence ATGACAGGTTCCCAATCCTTGCCAAATTTGTGTAACACCTTGATACAAACAGAGGTCCAGTTAGAGTCACATCTATCCGAACCGACAGACGAGGTAATAGGGGCAGTTGCTGCACTGGAAGGGGATATCCTTATCCTTGGTGTTGGCGGGAAGATGGGCCCAACACTCGCTAAGCAGGCGAAACGCGCTATTGATCACGCAGGTATCGCTAAAAAGGTGATAGGTGTTTCCCGTTTTTCGATCCCGGGCGTGCAAGAAGACTTGCAAGGAGCCGGTATTGAAACAATCACTGCAGATCTACTTTCGGAAGACTGCTTGCAAAATCTACCTGACATCCCAAATGTAATTTTGATGGCGGGTAGGAAGTTCGGTTCAGTCGGCAATGAAGGTCTGACTTGGGCAATGAACGGTTATATGCCAGGACGCGTAGCAGAAAAGTTTCGATCTGCGCGGTTGGTTGTGTTTTCAACGGGGAACGTCTACCCGCTGACTCCGGTCTCCCACGGTGGTGCGACTGAAAGCTCACCCGTTGATCCGATGGGTGAATACGCGCAATCCTGTCTAAGTCGTGAACGGATATGTACCTATTTTTCACTGCAATTCGGTACACCGATAGTTATCTTGCGGCTGAACTACGCGATAGACCTCCGCTACGGGATACTGTTGGACATCGCTGAAAAAGTTTATGCCGAAGAACCGATTTCGCTCCAGATGGGTAATGTGAATGTGATATGGCAAGGTGATGCAAACGCGATCGCATTGCGGGCTTTCTCGCACTGCCAAAGTCCACCGCTGGTGCTGAATGTGACGGGACCGGAGACTGTTTCGATACGATACCTTGCGTCGTGTTTCGGGACGATTTTTAACAAATCGCCGCATTTTGATGGGGAAGAGGCATCAACAGCACTGTTGAGCAACGCATCTCGGTGTCATCAACTGTTTGGGTATCCACACGTCTCTTTAGGACAAATGATTGAATGGGTTGCAGAGTGGGTGCGGGTTGGTGGCACAACCCTCGGCAAACCGACCCACTTTGAAGTGCGTGACGGAAAGTTCTGA
- a CDS encoding cohesin domain-containing protein: protein MKSLFTSHKLIVVLFTALFTLTLHNMSTAQTHIHVDAAKGVNAATGRGAAAAPYKSITYALVISEKSDLPAPWHVHIHPGTYDAAPAKPANEREVFPIRLRSKMVIQGTTTATDCILDAQHLGETETPILLGEDVGEVSIRNLTVQNMNRTGTSTDGGGIVFWDTGGRREAASSIETCIIHNNAPNGVATNLSLTLTGNTFSNNSLQGVWTNTSLTVLKNTFSDHVTGLWIEGDSTGYISDNTFQNNVSHHNAGGIHVTGTLNGNITHNTFTNNHGDNVGGGFVVQNGLNGNVTHNTFTGNIGKGGNSAGGFTTILMTGNITHNTFTDNTGGQGGGFLVQHFTGNITHNEFIRNTARSSGSGGGFRANSGKVSSVTHNLFDSNSNSAPSHAPGGGAGAVLLYNNRVISEFTNNIFFNNTASRGVSSVSVDDDNDDAPARFTNNLFMVADGLSAAASIPAVFVNIPGSRFHNNIFSGMKTAISIGGDLDLPITHNLFHNIGMDFVNSVGNDLAFWELLADGANNNITGDPLLVDAANGDFHPIAGSPTIDAGTNTYAPADDFEGAARPAGAAVDIGPYEYGATKRPTTVADVPTDVPETETPTITTDVPETETPTTAATVNISPTSVASTAVGEQMEFSLNITKSETVSGYQATLQFDTTALRYVSSANGDYLPAGAFFVEPVVEGDLIKLNAVSLAGESKGDGTLATFTFEVIAVKASTLTLSDVLLTNTAGETSVPKVENAEITEPTADVPETTAATVNISPASVASAAVGKQIDFSLNITGGEAVAGYQATVQFDTTALRYVSSANGDYLPAGAFFVDPVVEGNLIKLNAISLAGESKGDGTLATFTFEVIAAKASTLTLSDVLLTSSAGKAFLPTVENAEITEPTGLKGDVNGDGVVNVQDLALVAGQLGQTGTNRADVNGDGVVNVQDLAIVAGALGTTATAPALYPQVLQMFTAAEVKQWLSTAQQLDLTDTTAQRGILFLQQLLAALTPRETALLPNYPNPFNPETWIPYRLAKPADVRIAIHAADGQLVRVLVLGNQPAGMYQSRSRAAYWDGKNEVGEPVASGVYFYTLTAGDFTATRKMLIRK from the coding sequence ATGAAAAGTTTATTTACATCTCATAAACTGATAGTGGTACTTTTTACCGCGCTATTTACGCTGACGCTCCACAATATGAGTACCGCGCAAACGCATATCCATGTAGACGCCGCCAAGGGTGTAAATGCCGCCACCGGCAGAGGTGCCGCAGCCGCGCCGTATAAATCCATTACCTACGCCTTGGTGATTAGCGAGAAAAGCGACCTGCCAGCTCCGTGGCATGTCCACATCCACCCCGGCACCTACGATGCGGCTCCCGCGAAACCCGCAAACGAGCGCGAGGTTTTCCCGATTCGACTCCGGTCTAAGATGGTTATCCAAGGCACGACCACTGCCACCGACTGTATCCTTGATGCGCAACACCTCGGTGAAACCGAAACGCCAATCCTCCTCGGTGAAGATGTCGGAGAGGTCTCCATCCGGAATTTGACGGTTCAGAACATGAATCGGACTGGTACCAGTACTGATGGCGGTGGCATCGTTTTCTGGGATACGGGGGGCAGGCGTGAGGCTGCCAGCAGCATTGAGACGTGTATCATTCATAATAATGCTCCGAATGGCGTCGCCACGAATCTATCGCTTACTCTCACCGGCAACACCTTCAGTAACAATTCCCTCCAAGGGGTGTGGACAAATACGAGCCTGACAGTTCTCAAGAATACCTTCAGCGATCATGTCACCGGTCTGTGGATTGAAGGGGACTCAACAGGGTATATCTCCGATAACACCTTTCAGAACAATGTTAGTCATCATAACGCTGGAGGGATCCACGTAACAGGCACATTAAACGGTAACATTACCCACAATACCTTTACTAACAATCATGGTGATAATGTTGGGGGTGGTTTCGTTGTTCAGAATGGTTTGAACGGTAACGTCACTCACAATACTTTCACTGGCAATATAGGTAAGGGAGGCAATTCGGCGGGTGGGTTTACAACTATATTGATGACCGGCAATATCACCCACAATACCTTTACCGACAATACCGGTGGTCAAGGCGGGGGATTTCTCGTTCAGCATTTTACTGGCAACATTACTCACAATGAATTTATTAGGAATACGGCAAGAAGTAGTGGAAGTGGGGGTGGGTTTAGGGCAAACAGTGGAAAAGTTTCCTCCGTTACTCACAATCTCTTTGATAGTAATAGTAATTCAGCCCCGTCGCATGCCCCCGGCGGGGGTGCCGGTGCGGTCTTGCTGTATAATAATCGTGTGATTTCGGAATTTACCAACAACATTTTCTTTAATAACACTGCAAGTCGCGGTGTTTCCTCGGTTTCCGTAGATGATGACAATGATGATGCGCCTGCGCGCTTCACGAACAATCTGTTCATGGTTGCTGATGGTCTTTCTGCGGCAGCATCCATTCCTGCTGTCTTCGTGAATATTCCCGGGAGTCGTTTCCACAACAATATCTTCAGTGGTATGAAGACCGCCATCTCCATCGGCGGTGACCTTGATCTACCCATAACCCATAACCTCTTTCACAATATTGGAATGGACTTCGTTAATAGTGTCGGCAACGATTTGGCATTCTGGGAACTCTTGGCGGACGGTGCCAACAATAACATCACAGGCGACCCGCTGCTCGTAGACGCAGCGAATGGCGATTTTCATCCGATTGCGGGGAGTCCTACGATTGATGCAGGCACGAATACATACGCACCCGCCGATGATTTTGAGGGTGCCGCCCGACCCGCCGGTGCCGCTGTAGATATCGGACCCTATGAATACGGGGCAACAAAACGACCAACCACAGTTGCTGACGTTCCTACAGACGTTCCCGAAACCGAAACACCAACAATCACTACAGACGTTCCCGAAACCGAAACACCAACGACCGCTGCAACGGTTAACATCTCACCCACCTCAGTGGCATCAACGGCTGTTGGCGAACAGATGGAATTTTCGCTGAACATCACAAAAAGCGAAACCGTCTCTGGGTATCAGGCAACCCTGCAGTTTGATACGACTGCCCTACGTTATGTCTCAAGTGCAAATGGTGATTATCTACCGGCTGGCGCGTTCTTTGTCGAGCCCGTTGTCGAAGGAGATCTCATCAAACTCAACGCTGTATCTCTCGCTGGCGAAAGCAAGGGAGACGGCACGCTCGCCACTTTCACTTTTGAAGTGATCGCAGTCAAGGCATCCACTCTAACACTATCTGATGTGCTGCTCACGAATACCGCGGGTGAGACTTCCGTTCCGAAAGTTGAAAACGCCGAGATCACTGAACCAACTGCTGACGTTCCCGAAACGACCGCCGCGACGGTTAACATCTCACCCGCCTCAGTCGCATCCGCTGCTGTTGGCAAACAGATAGATTTTTCGCTGAACATCACAGGCGGCGAAGCCGTCGCCGGGTATCAGGCAACCGTGCAGTTTGACACAACCGCCTTGCGGTATGTTTCAAGTGCCAATGGCGATTATCTACCGGCTGGCGCGTTCTTTGTCGACCCCGTCGTTGAAGGCAATCTCATCAAACTCAACGCTATATCTCTCGCTGGTGAAAGCAAAGGGGACGGCACGCTTGCTACTTTCACTTTTGAGGTGATTGCAGCGAAGGCATCCACTTTAACCTTATCTGATGTGCTGCTCACGAGCAGTGCGGGTAAGGCTTTTCTGCCAACAGTTGAAAATGCGGAGATAACGGAACCCACCGGGCTCAAAGGCGATGTGAACGGTGATGGCGTTGTAAATGTTCAAGATTTAGCGTTAGTTGCTGGACAGTTGGGGCAAACAGGCACAAATCGTGCGGATGTTAACGGCGATGGGGTCGTCAACGTGCAGGATCTTGCCATCGTTGCGGGTGCGTTAGGCACGACTGCCACCGCACCTGCTCTATATCCGCAAGTCCTACAAATGTTCACCGCTGCGGAGGTCAAACAGTGGCTTTCCACCGCACAGCAGTTGGACCTCACGGATACAACGGCACAGCGCGGTATCCTCTTCTTACAACAACTCCTCGCAGCGTTGACACCCAGAGAGACAGCACTGCTGCCTAACTACCCAAACCCATTCAATCCGGAGACGTGGATCCCATATCGGTTGGCAAAACCTGCCGATGTTCGCATCGCTATCCATGCCGCAGACGGTCAGTTGGTTCGGGTATTAGTGTTGGGCAACCAACCTGCTGGTATGTACCAGAGCCGCAGCCGTGCAGCGTATTGGGATGGCAAAAACGAAGTGGGTGAACCCGTCGCAAGTGGCGTGTATTTCTACACATTGACGGCAGGTGATTTCACCGCAACCCGTAAAATGTTAATTCGGAAGTAA
- a CDS encoding DPP IV N-terminal domain-containing protein has protein sequence MFLFVVDSAMGQPHPLMTIAFASDVSGDWEIYLTDTAGKRPINLTHNPAADYYPTWSPDGTQIAFFSRRDGNHEIYVMQVDGTNQQRLTHHPATDKAPAWSPDGTRLAFTSNRGGHFDIYLLHLNNDEVEHLTENPFEDEAPAWSPDGNRLVFHSKRELNWDIYVVNVDSGVEQRLTDQPLMDTYPAWSPDGSRIVYASMHAEAALADFDLYIMDAVDGGNKKVLTDTPTDEAVPAWAPDGDTIAFQFEKDGRWVIHVMRADGSERHELINNGAWAAQPKWSNSRSDVLLVVPSALQIQQWGKIRAP, from the coding sequence ATGTTCCTCTTTGTTGTTGATAGTGCTATGGGGCAACCCCATCCACTAATGACAATTGCGTTTGCCTCGGATGTGAGCGGCGATTGGGAAATCTATCTGACAGATACGGCAGGAAAGCGCCCTATAAATCTCACGCACAATCCTGCAGCGGATTACTATCCGACGTGGTCACCGGACGGCACTCAGATCGCTTTTTTCTCTCGACGAGATGGGAATCACGAGATTTATGTGATGCAAGTTGACGGCACCAATCAGCAACGTCTAACGCATCACCCTGCGACAGATAAGGCACCGGCTTGGTCACCTGATGGCACGCGCCTCGCCTTTACATCAAATCGAGGTGGGCATTTCGACATCTATCTGCTTCATCTCAATAATGACGAGGTCGAGCATCTCACCGAAAACCCATTTGAAGATGAGGCACCGGCTTGGTCACCTGATGGCAACAGGCTTGTTTTTCATTCAAAGCGGGAACTCAACTGGGATATATACGTCGTTAATGTAGATAGTGGTGTTGAACAACGGTTGACGGATCAACCTCTGATGGACACGTATCCGGCTTGGTCGCCCGATGGGAGTCGGATTGTGTACGCTTCAATGCATGCCGAGGCAGCGCTTGCTGACTTTGACCTGTATATCATGGATGCAGTTGATGGTGGGAACAAGAAAGTTCTCACCGATACACCTACCGATGAAGCGGTTCCAGCATGGGCACCAGACGGTGATACCATCGCTTTTCAATTTGAGAAAGATGGCAGATGGGTTATCCACGTCATGCGTGCCGATGGCAGTGAACGCCATGAATTGATTAACAACGGTGCTTGGGCGGCGCAACCGAAATGGTCTAACAGTCGTTCGGACGTACTTTTAGTAGTGCCATCAGCATTACAGATTCAGCAGTGGGGCAAAATTCGAGCTCCGTAG
- the glnT gene encoding type III glutamate--ammonia ligase produces the protein MTREQVKRFVEENGIEFFLCSFVEMSGAPKAKVIPSTHLEDMAEEGAGFGGFAAGEIGQYPHDPEMASIPDFDSLTIVPWRKNIAWVAGDMYVEGKAWHYCPRTILRRQLDAAKERGYVFNVGIEAEFMLLKQDESRAYAPWDKLDTLDKPCYDLRALHRNLDMMTTLIKYMQELGWEPYANDHEDGTCQFETNWTYSDALTTADRHTFFKWMVKTLAEEQGLLATFMPKPFTNLTGNGAHFHMSLWDEDNQTNLFLDESNKNGLSQLAYWFTGGVLKHADAVTAVTNPLVNSYKRLVRRPPRSGSSWAPVYVTYGANNRTQMIRIPAPGRIENRLGDGAANPYLAATVLLAAGLDGIENQIDPGVQNEDNLYEVSEDELQRRGIDSLPATLDAAADALEQDAVIKNALGTVYADYYIQVKREEWRDYHLSVSQWETDKYLEVY, from the coding sequence ATGACCCGAGAACAGGTCAAACGTTTCGTTGAAGAGAATGGTATTGAGTTTTTCCTCTGCTCTTTTGTTGAGATGAGTGGTGCCCCGAAGGCGAAGGTTATTCCATCGACGCACCTTGAAGATATGGCAGAAGAGGGAGCAGGCTTCGGAGGCTTTGCCGCTGGTGAAATAGGACAATATCCGCACGACCCGGAAATGGCGAGCATCCCCGACTTTGATTCGTTGACAATCGTCCCATGGCGAAAAAACATAGCATGGGTGGCGGGGGATATGTATGTTGAAGGTAAAGCGTGGCACTACTGTCCGAGAACAATTCTACGGCGGCAATTAGATGCAGCGAAGGAGAGAGGGTATGTCTTCAATGTTGGCATTGAGGCGGAATTCATGCTGTTAAAACAGGATGAGTCGCGTGCCTACGCGCCGTGGGACAAACTCGACACTTTAGATAAGCCGTGCTATGACTTAAGGGCATTGCACCGCAATCTTGATATGATGACTACCTTGATTAAATATATGCAGGAATTAGGGTGGGAGCCCTACGCCAACGATCACGAAGATGGAACCTGTCAGTTTGAGACGAACTGGACTTATTCGGACGCACTCACGACAGCCGATCGGCATACCTTCTTCAAATGGATGGTCAAAACACTCGCTGAGGAACAAGGATTGCTGGCAACCTTTATGCCGAAGCCGTTCACAAACCTGACAGGCAACGGGGCACACTTTCACATGAGCCTTTGGGATGAAGATAATCAGACAAATTTATTCCTTGATGAAAGTAATAAAAATGGCTTGTCGCAACTCGCTTACTGGTTCACAGGTGGGGTCCTCAAACACGCGGATGCGGTCACAGCCGTCACGAATCCACTTGTGAATAGTTACAAACGTTTAGTTCGTAGACCCCCGCGTTCGGGTTCATCGTGGGCACCGGTTTATGTTACCTACGGTGCAAACAATCGGACACAGATGATTCGGATTCCAGCACCGGGACGCATCGAAAACCGCTTAGGCGACGGAGCAGCGAACCCTTATCTTGCGGCGACAGTCCTACTCGCAGCCGGTCTCGATGGCATCGAAAACCAGATTGATCCGGGCGTGCAAAACGAGGATAACCTCTATGAAGTCTCAGAAGATGAACTGCAACGACGCGGGATAGATTCCCTACCGGCGACACTTGACGCAGCTGCGGACGCGCTTGAACAGGACGCAGTGATCAAGAACGCACTCGGAACAGTGTACGCCGATTATTATATTCAGGTGAAACGCGAGGAGTGGCGCGACTATCACTTGAGTGTCAGCCAGTGGGAAACTGATAAATACTTGGAAGTTTATTGA
- a CDS encoding formylglycine-generating enzyme family protein, whose protein sequence is MKILFRLFGLALICFLTVYIVSCGQREEDEEVGPVELMRADPTSTDSSTSVLEPVPEPVPEPAPEPAPEPIIPDGMVLIIEGEFQMGSNDGDADNDEQPVHTVHLDAFYIDANEITNGEFKDFVLANPAWQKEQINEKFHDGKYLLDWNGNNFPLGERDQPVRYVSWYAAMAYAVWVDKRLPTEAEWEKAARGGLKKKQYPWGNGINFNRANYGKKLGETTPVGEYPPNDYGVHDVAGNVWEWCLDEYQADFYANSPRRNPVAGANNVEEIVNDFENIVDFRVIRGGGWNSEPEWLRASNRHGTSPAYAGIGALGFRCAKSVSP, encoded by the coding sequence ATGAAAATCTTATTTAGACTGTTCGGTTTGGCACTTATATGTTTTTTAACTGTTTATATAGTCAGTTGTGGGCAACGTGAAGAAGACGAGGAAGTTGGTCCGGTAGAACTGATGCGCGCAGATCCAACAAGTACTGATAGTAGTACATCAGTCCTTGAACCCGTACCTGAACCTGTACCTGAACCCGCTCCTGAACCCGCACCTGAACCCATTATCCCAGATGGAATGGTTCTGATTATAGAAGGCGAATTTCAGATGGGTAGTAATGATGGTGACGCTGATAACGACGAACAGCCAGTGCATACCGTTCACCTTGACGCATTTTACATAGACGCGAACGAGATAACCAACGGCGAATTTAAGGATTTCGTTCTTGCGAATCCAGCGTGGCAGAAAGAACAGATTAATGAAAAGTTCCACGATGGTAAGTACTTGCTGGACTGGAATGGAAATAATTTCCCTCTTGGTGAGCGCGACCAGCCAGTACGTTATGTGAGTTGGTATGCAGCGATGGCTTACGCTGTTTGGGTAGACAAGCGTTTACCGACGGAGGCGGAATGGGAGAAAGCGGCGCGGGGTGGATTAAAGAAAAAACAGTATCCGTGGGGCAACGGCATTAATTTTAATAGGGCAAACTACGGTAAAAAGCTTGGTGAGACAACCCCTGTCGGCGAGTATCCACCGAACGACTACGGTGTACATGATGTCGCAGGTAACGTGTGGGAGTGGTGCCTTGACGAATATCAAGCCGATTTCTATGCGAATTCTCCACGCCGAAACCCAGTTGCTGGCGCGAATAATGTTGAGGAGATTGTCAACGACTTTGAGAACATTGTAGACTTCCGCGTCATCCGAGGTGGCGGGTGGAACAGCGAACCTGAGTGGTTGCGTGCCTCAAACCGCCACGGGACAAGTCCAGCGTATGCGGGTATCGGCGCGCTTGGATTCCGTTGTGCAAAAAGCGTATCACCTTAA
- a CDS encoding nucleotidyltransferase substrate binding protein: protein MQSQEVRWIQRANSFERAFARLKAAVKLAEQRELSDLEAQGLIQGFEYTHELAWKTLKNFLEAQGMR, encoded by the coding sequence ATGCAAAGTCAAGAGGTTCGTTGGATTCAACGCGCAAACAGCTTTGAAAGGGCTTTTGCCCGATTAAAGGCAGCTGTCAAACTTGCGGAACAACGAGAACTCTCAGACTTAGAAGCACAAGGATTAATACAAGGGTTTGAATACACGCATGAACTTGCTTGGAAGACGTTGAAAAACTTCCTTGAAGCACAAGGTATGCGGTGA
- a CDS encoding thiazole synthase produces MQEFKIADQIYTSRLLIGTAGYPNFHIMTEAIAASGAEIATVSMRRVKWTDDTSGENLFALLRERGMTILPNTAGCFTAKDAILTANLAREALETSLIKLEVIGDEQTLFPDVEQLLSAAETLVKDGFTVLPYCNDDPITCKKLENIGCAAVMPLGAPIGSGMGIRNPYNIQIIRDLVQVPLIVDAGVGTASDAAIAMELGCDGVLLNTAVAKAHRPVLMAEAMKKGIEAGRAAFLAGRIPRKLYATASSPQAGMIE; encoded by the coding sequence ATGCAAGAATTCAAAATCGCAGATCAAATATATACATCACGGTTACTCATTGGAACGGCGGGGTACCCGAATTTTCATATCATGACGGAGGCTATTGCGGCGAGTGGTGCCGAGATTGCTACGGTGTCAATGCGTCGTGTGAAATGGACGGATGATACATCTGGCGAAAATCTGTTCGCACTCCTGCGTGAACGGGGTATGACGATTCTCCCGAATACCGCTGGGTGTTTCACAGCGAAGGACGCGATTCTAACTGCGAATCTTGCGCGCGAAGCACTTGAAACCTCGCTTATCAAGCTCGAAGTGATTGGGGATGAACAGACGCTATTCCCGGATGTGGAGCAGCTGCTCAGCGCGGCGGAAACGCTTGTGAAAGATGGTTTTACTGTGCTGCCGTATTGTAATGACGACCCGATTACGTGTAAGAAATTGGAAAATATTGGGTGTGCGGCTGTGATGCCGTTAGGCGCGCCGATTGGTTCAGGAATGGGGATTCGGAATCCGTATAACATCCAGATTATTCGGGACCTCGTGCAGGTGCCGCTTATTGTGGATGCGGGGGTCGGGACAGCATCGGATGCGGCGATAGCGATGGAATTGGGGTGCGACGGTGTTTTGCTCAATACAGCCGTGGCGAAAGCACATCGTCCAGTGCTGATGGCGGAGGCGATGAAGAAAGGGATTGAAGCCGGTAGAGCTGCGTTTTTAGCAGGACGGATTCCTCGGAAACTCTATGCGACCGCCTCAAGTCCACAAGCGGGGATGATTGAGTAA
- a CDS encoding LamG domain-containing protein codes for MKIFSIITLCLLVCVTFSHADLMDGLVLYMPLDEGSGSTTKDFSANGFEGEVMGNAKWVDGEFGKALQFAAAADHVVVEDDTAFHIEGAITQAAWVQLDRLPSAHAIIFGTRASGATRHIGFGFGMNPANGIKVWTNGAAGGFKDINDNETELELGKWYYLAYTHTDDNSGLVEIYLDGEVTYSEESGNPVAPAQNTSAVTIGTWGGEAWTGSVDEVRLWDRALSADEIKASMNQDAASFLTPVEPEGKLATSWANIKLIR; via the coding sequence ATGAAGATTTTTTCAATAATCACACTTTGTTTACTTGTATGTGTCACATTTTCCCACGCCGACCTAATGGACGGACTTGTCTTATACATGCCGCTTGACGAAGGTTCTGGTAGCACAACGAAAGACTTTTCCGCAAACGGTTTTGAAGGTGAAGTGATGGGCAATGCAAAATGGGTTGATGGAGAGTTCGGGAAGGCACTCCAATTTGCGGCTGCCGCAGATCACGTCGTTGTTGAAGACGATACCGCCTTTCATATCGAAGGCGCAATTACACAAGCAGCGTGGGTGCAGTTGGACAGGCTTCCAAGCGCACACGCCATTATCTTTGGCACTCGGGCGAGCGGTGCAACTCGGCATATCGGTTTCGGGTTCGGGATGAATCCAGCAAACGGCATCAAAGTCTGGACGAACGGTGCTGCCGGCGGATTCAAGGACATCAACGATAACGAAACAGAATTGGAACTCGGCAAGTGGTATTATCTCGCTTATACCCATACCGATGATAACAGCGGTTTAGTGGAAATCTACTTAGACGGTGAGGTAACGTACTCGGAAGAATCGGGCAATCCGGTTGCGCCTGCCCAAAACACGAGTGCGGTGACTATCGGTACTTGGGGTGGTGAAGCCTGGACGGGAAGCGTTGACGAGGTTCGGCTTTGGGACCGTGCGCTCTCAGCAGACGAAATTAAAGCGAGCATGAACCAAGATGCCGCGTCATTCCTGACACCGGTAGAACCAGAAGGTAAACTTGCCACATCTTGGGCGAACATTAAATTGATCCGATAA
- a CDS encoding PIN domain-containing protein — protein MKTPFYDWKIYLDTCCLNGSFNDQTQTRIRRETEAIQTLLKYCFTERWLWITSDVLIVEVNNTPNQIQRGYMRAQLDRAYQNVLVGAIENTRGQELEALGFKWFDALHLACAESSRVDVFLTTDDRLIRRVNRIRALLQVRVENPYTWLQEEIRNERTKDD, from the coding sequence GTGAAAACACCTTTTTACGACTGGAAAATTTACCTTGATACGTGTTGTTTGAATGGTTCATTTAATGATCAGACACAGACTCGGATTCGTCGGGAGACTGAAGCTATCCAGACGCTTCTCAAGTACTGTTTCACAGAACGATGGCTCTGGATTACGAGTGATGTATTAATTGTTGAAGTCAACAACACCCCAAATCAAATCCAACGCGGTTACATGAGAGCTCAGTTGGATCGTGCGTATCAAAACGTTTTGGTAGGGGCAATTGAAAATACGAGAGGTCAAGAGCTTGAAGCCTTGGGATTTAAATGGTTTGATGCCTTGCATCTTGCCTGTGCAGAGAGCAGCAGGGTTGATGTCTTCCTCACAACAGACGATAGGTTGATCAGAAGAGTGAACCGCATCAGGGCACTACTTCAAGTTCGCGTCGAAAACCCTTATACTTGGTTACAGGAGGAAATTAGAAATGAACGTACTAAAGATGACTAA